cacCCACCGTGggccaagccccgcccactgaccccgcctctcatgccccgcccactgaccacgcccctcATGCCCCGCCTACTCGTGCTCAGACCCCGCCCACTCGAGATCAGGCCTTGCCCAcacaggctcaggccccgcatACTCAGGCTCAGACCCCGCCCACTCGGgatcaggccccgcccacccaGGCTtaggccccgcctactcaggctcagaccccgcccactcaggctcaAGCCCCGCACACTTTGTCTTAAGCCCCACCCACTCGGGATCAGGCACCACCCACTCGGGATCAGGCCCCGCCCTCCCAGGCTCAAGCCCCGCCCAGTGGATCCGCACTTCGGTTTTGTCCTTAGGGGTAGGCCATTTTTGGACTGCTTCCAGTTTCTCCCGGTCTGTCTGGATTCCATCACTGGAGATAACATGGCCGAGATAACTGACCTTATTCCTGAATAAAAGACACTTTTTCGGGTTCAACTATAATTTGGCCCCCTCTATTTTAGCGAAAACTCGCTCCAAGTTTTGTAAATGGACAACGAAGTCACGGCCGACAATGATGACGCCATCTAAGTAGACTAAGCAAGCCTCCAACTGAGCCTGCCAGTACACACGCCATGAGTCGCTCAAATGTGGCAGGTGCGTTGCACAATACGAAGGGCAtgactttaaattgccataaacctttaccAGTCGAGAAAGCTGTCTTCTCCTTGTCTTTTGGATGAATTTCCACCTGCCAGTATCCAGATTTTAGAGCTAGGGTTGAGAACCATTTCATGTCATtcaaagtcctatgtttttgatgtaagagacttgaaatttaaaatgtatgctctatagatggtgaggaggtgtccaaattatgcatcgtaatctatatattatatataaaagagaaaggtcactgactcaatcatcacgagaactcaaaaactgctggatggtccattcatccaggatagacaaagatgaaatttggcagggagttAGATTATAATTAggagacgtccgctaagaacgaattttgcgatattccaccgctaaggaagtttaattggggttgatagtttgtataaaacatatacagcagggtcggtttaaagcaaaatagCTGCGTttcaaccctatgtgttcaagaaatatttatattgatcacttataagtagtacaaaaaaatatattttttacaatatctaatctttacgttactagaatactttttatttacccctgtcgtcacggagtcacggaggagcgtgcgttacgctattatagttacgtagaaccatattaaaaactaaattgcatgcagtatattttaaatatatttacactacaatactatattattactacattatttcataccacaattctgacgaattcaacgaaccattttgttaaacgcgacgcgcgcttcacgcggacgtagtcgcggcaacagttagtgtattataaaacaaagtttccAAAAGTGTAtctgatcgattccctcaaaatctacgaaacggattttcatgcggtttcatcaatggagagagggcttcaagaggaaagcttacggaacggctaagctgattataatgagagtttcactgaaagtttgcccgaaaaactttgtgtcacactgatttcaacgcgggtgaagccgcgggcacagctaattatatttataaagagatatatataaaGAACAACTGAAAAATAAAGCTTCTCACGTTATTCTTTAAGTTAGATTTTCTCCGGCAAgagaaataaacatacatatgttaatgtttatgttaaaataaactcgaaaaacatttgaaaaaattactAAACATATTGTTACATTTGAAGAAGTACAGGAACGTTATTTAAGATAGCAATGGctttaataagaatataaactttttaaatatcctgaaatttatattataacaatttacgTTCGTAAGACattttttgaacaaaaattcaatttttatatctttatatatattgattttttattttacagatttCGAGAAACGGCAAAATTAAAAGACCTTCCATCAAATATATTAGCCGAAGATGTAGTTAACGAAGCGATAGATGAAATAGGAATCGGCGATACGGTCACAGTCGCTGACTTTATAAGGAAATACGGGTCGCATTATATAGCGTCCTATGTGACGGGTAACTCGTTATACCAGGTGAGACCGAGTTGTCTTAACtttgcttgcgatgcttctgatgttacaGATTATAAGCTACGGCTAAGCTTACCAtgaggtgaaccgtacgcttgtttgtcgaccttatatcactatattatattataaattgctcGCAGATACAGTAATAGCTTTTTTGAGATGTGTAATAAAACTATGTTGGAATAAGTTAATTTTCTTTGTTCTCGATAAGAaaacaatacatttataattgacTATCTGACTGATAATCGAACTAAAGTCACGTGTAATAGCCTCGCACACAATTTTCTCAATATTTAGAAAACCTCAGCGTATGTTTATAAACATTATACCTTTGCACAACGCTTTGTTTTTCACGTGATTCTATCCGTTTATTATGTTCAATATGTgaacgtaaatattttaattcatacgGGACTTACTGCCATTGTCACCTTGAAACTGCCGAAACATCGGTGATGTTGACGCCATGGTTACTAATTCAACACACTAGACGCTATAACcaacgtaaataataaaatttatttttgttagtttttattaacatttattagtatatatttataaccttTGTATTTATTCATGTAATTTGTACAATTATTAGTATGTAGACGTTTTgcatataagtttattttaaatataacggaACTACCGACCCTTGACGTTAACTTTAACCTTCATTTACtttggttgtctggaagaaatggctaaatagcaaGTCAAATTAGTTCAAGTCTGCCCATTGGCTAGGTATACCTATACAATTtttgttgttatcataaaaatcaaaatcaaaaattactttgttttaaataggcttcaaatgcactttcgaatcgtcattttacaaattaaaaattatagtttcaaaaaattaaataaccacgcttttatagctaatcgaactaaaaagtagaaaataattatttattacaaagagtttatattacagtagtagaagatcgaacgatcaatcataattaattacttcaaaataaaattataatcaaaatttaagttattaagagaataagaatttaaaaacaaaaatgtagctataccagtcggctgttacctataacacaagcattaagttgcttactttaggaacagacgaccgtgtgtgtattgtgtagatatttatttatttatttatatttatttattaattcaattcagagtaaaaaacgtggggTACTTGATATCTATGAGCGAtattttttagtgtttttaaacattcaattaattatttaaagagcATGGAACGCAGATCGCGAAAACTCTGCAGGTaccttttagaaaaaaaaaactgtttggttttaaaattagtcatataaataaatacagcgccactaaatcCGCAcacttttttcattaatataatcttgaagcgaattatatttatttatttaatattcggaaAACCAACAGCACAAATAACAATACATAGCAATTGAACTAAACAACATTTGCCTAATAATAGGTCTTCACGTATAAGAACCAGCATATAAATAAGCATATCATGCGGACAGAGTAATTGCACGTCAagatgttacataaaaaattttaaactaaataatgcAAAGAAGTTCTGGCTTAATACTCGCCTCGCCACTACCACACCCTAACTGAATACATCAAAATCGCTCAGTCTAacagattattatataataataatctgttAGACTGAGCTTTAGTTGTTagattctttttcatataatgttAGAATTTGTTTTCTGGCAATTGTAAAATCGTTTGTAGGATTTTATTATACCTGcgttttttatacgactaggtcagcaaacaaacgTAGAtcttacctgatggtaaacggcTACCGTAGCCTAAAGACGCCTGCataaccagaagcatcgcaagagcgttgccgaccttCCCCCACCCAGAAGGGCcgacttgagagcagtattatttagctgtgatcttctgtaaggttgtggTACTTCCCCAATCGAGCAGCTCCAGAtgttgagcaggatatatcctgttgTGTCTTACCTCAATGGACTGTTTATTCTCATGTTTATgcctgtagcatcccactgctatgtataggcctctttctctatgtaggagaatgatcagagcttaatccaccacgctgctccactgcaggttggcgaatatattccttaAGTTTCGTTAAAATCGAGGTGTATaaaataacaaccgggacttaacgtgctctccgagtcacggtggggagacccataaggacagacatccaaaccggaaagaaatatttgtacaaatacaattatccatcccgagcgagaatcgaacccacagaaACCGCCAGTGTTTAGCTGCGTACATGGCACAGGCGCAGCTTCGCCAGAGcagttgttaaataaataataataatggtttataataataataataatgctttattcataaaaatatttacatacaataatgAATTCCCTGGTTCTTGTGATAGGTAAAAGCCTGTGCCACAATGAACCAGTGTGCTATTCCTTAAACCAAATTATACATAAGAGAACTTAAGTAAACATATTTCCTTCAAGtaaattatgcataatttaaaaaatatatagtataagGAGGACATGTGTGCGTATCTATGTGTGTATCTgtctgtgtgtgtttgtgtgatgtgtgttgtgtgttttataaataaaaacaatgccCAGGTATTCGTGTTCTCCCGGGGCGTGTACTCGCGTATAAAGGAGCGAGTGAAGACGCGCGGCGTGTCGGATATACCGACTAGCGAAATGTCAAAATACTTCTCACCCTCGTTCGCTGAACACGTCGGAACTGTCAAGGTTTGGATCGAGGGCTTGGTTCTGATTGCTGTTCTCAAAAATATCAATGTGAATTTAGTTaacacatgacaaatattttttaggcACGAATAATTTGTGAGAagcatatttaaaagtaaaagtgaatatatatctttttgttgttttgatagacaagatatttgttattttcaaatataactGTGATTATTtagatttgaataaaaatttcaatcaaatatattttttaacggtAGGTACACATACATAACTCAAATGCAAATTACGCTGTTTTAGCAAATTtcatatacttaaaataaaatatcttacaaGAAGTACAAAAATAATCTGCTTacattccaatttttttttatttgatactaacTATCAGCAAGCAGAACTAATTGAATATGTTGCATCCATTATATGTATTTCTATGAACATTTTTATGCTTAACATGGATGACGCTTCACATCGCAAATTGTCTTCAATCAAgcctatttttattcttttctacTCATCGCATCTAAGAGCATGCCCTGTGATCGTTTTcattaatcttaattttttcatatatcctttattttatatacgccattacaaaaaaataagtagttggtaaaatgtttttgtaatctgtaaaaatttaaccattacattttgtaataatcaaaatgtaaaaaaaaatataattaaaagacTTAGAAGTAAAGAAAGATCCGATTAAAACCTTGGCAGAATACCGCGAGTGCACGccctaaaaaaaataaccgccattaaaaaaaatcacataataACAACGTGAATCTTGTCTATGCTCTCACTCCAGGTGTTTGTGTTCTCTAGAACCGCATACTCTATGATCAAAGAGAGACTTAAAAGCAAGGGCGTTGCGGATATAACAGCTAAGGAGTTGGAAGGTTACTTTTCGCCTTGGCAAGCAAAACATATTGGCCAgattaaggtaaaaaaataagtatctgGCACATTTTATGGTCGATAATCCCCCCTTTCCCCTACACGTCCCCTATTAgataaattttagtatatttactcTCCACGCTTAAATAGCAGTAGTACTTAAACTTTTATGGTGCGTTTACATGTCGAAAATATATTCTAACAtgtaattcataaatatattattacttgcATGTACGTGATTAAAAATCTTTCTTTTTCCTCTATATTCATGCATCTAATTTCACCGTCTTTTTTCTTGTccaattatttctaataaacaTTCTGGTAGATTTTAGACGTatctttatttcatatatttgcCAGCCTAAGAGCCTGTTTCAtcggttgtggataacgctatttgacggatgacggtatccaacagataaaagttttttttatatatattattcttttttaccatcgactTCTCATgcatatacacacaatataagatatttgtattcgtaAACATGAATCTTAAATTTGTTGTTTATCAATTAGGGAGAAACAGGTTCTAATGGCTTATTCTACGTCCTGCTGTTAAGGTTTATCCGTAACATATTtgtaggataaactttatccaacTTCGTTGAAACGGGCCTTAATTGTTACAAGTGTTACAGGTGGCCAGCGGTAACAAGACGGTAGAGAGCTGGGCACTGAAGCGTCTAAGAGTGCACTACTACATATTCTCATATCCCAGTCTACTGACACTGCACGAGGAGCCCACACTACTTAAAAACTTAGACAATTTGCTAGGAAATGAAGCTTTATTACAATTAGAATTAAAGACATTATCGCCTGCTTTTAAAGACGTCAAGAAGAGAAAGTGGTTCGAGGAAGTTatagacaattatttaaaattatgggAGAGTAATATGTGATAATGGTGATAGAAGAATTAggtaatttaagaaattttaaaggTTCGTCATTCACGGTACCACTTGTTGCCTATACGCGCTATTGTCGCAGCGTTAGTGACTATTGCAAAGTTACAAGCTCGTAACGACTCGTCGTAAACGACTATTgagtatttaaaaatgtgttataattattatgaagttgatttctaaaacatatttatttagctaatatattttctttttgtatttgtgtaaatacTTTTCTACCACAGTTTCCATATGacgaatatgaaaaaaaaaaatataaataaatcgacAATTTGTCTAGTCCTTAAAAATCATCTTGCTTATAAAAATtcagtttaattaaataacaacaaaattgcattttaatattcaattcaaaaaatttGCAACAGATTTTTTCATAATACTAAAttgaatttgtttatattatagttaaCATCAATAATCATCACACCTTTATGttcgtatttaaatactaaCTTATGGTGTCACATATAtcgcatatttatttttatatataaaaatgtattctacAAAAATTATACCTAAATGTGcctaataattatatgtaaatagtaaaataaaaagagtatataattatttttataaatactttatatgtaatgttgtgtatatttttgatatttttttttattcaatattttttattaaaatttaaatgatgtCTTTGAAAATacaactatattatattatctatgtgcaataatatttagttaattatCCAATTGTGTACAAATTAAAATGCGGGATCAAAATGTAAATGCATTTTCATAAACACTATTTGATGTAAATACTGATATAAGTTATAtagacaattaaaataattttgaactatttatgtcttttattttgtctaatttattatgatttgatttTACCGCTTTATTCGGAAAGTACCTATTATATAACTatcatatatataacaaatgaaTGATCTTATGCCTCTTTCAACCACTTGTGATAACTATAACTCTATTTATATTGACTTAATGTCAAGGAATGTTACTTATAttgtagtaaaataatactgttttcaagcagtattgtgttcctgttggtgagtaaggtgaccagagctcctgggggattggggattggatcggcaacgcgcttgcgatgcttctggtgttgcaggcgtctataagctacggtaatcgcttaccatcaggtgatccgtacgcttgtttgcgacctagtaacataaaaaaaaagtaactgcgtATGTAACAATcagaattttcaattttaaatagaaaatttaaggATTTGTTGTTaccatcgcttcagcctgtaatatcccactactaggcataggcctctttccccatgcagaagaaggatcagagcttaatccaccacgctactccaatgcgggtaggcggatttccctactatgagtaacgatcgctacaggtgtgcatgataaaaaccgggaccgacggcttaacgtgctctccgagtaacggtggggagacccacaaagacagcacaaacacccagaccacaaaTACTtatatggccagtacaaatgtttgtcatgtgcggggatcgaacccgcaaccgtcagcgcaataGGCACAATCCATGTTACCATACAGAAAgctattaaaaagatatttgcGATTACATCAAATATAatgttaagaaaaagaaattgtacaaccaaaatCTTGAtctgaaataattgtgtttgcttacaaacgaaaaaaaaactgacttcataACATGTACCAGTAACAGGACCAACGTAGgcagacaaaaaatagtcaaggaaatacgcattattggaaataactcaaaaa
Above is a window of Melitaea cinxia chromosome 19, ilMelCinx1.1, whole genome shotgun sequence DNA encoding:
- the LOC123662727 gene encoding torso-like protein; this encodes MVRAALLLLAVALCRAATLDSELGVGKSINIFMRYGYLSICMRVVPRNDTDGWVFREPTVSVFKDIDRFVAAPKPRQPKTLFDGDFHMEFCDNLKQLLQAYFRDFSFERLERPWRAFTAGWPTDIMARNLGINSSFINGDHCYVLVRVSRFRETAKLKDLPSNILAEDVVNEAIDEIGIGDTVTVADFIRKYGSHYIASYVTGNSLYQVFVFSRGVYSRIKERVKTRGVSDIPTSEMSKYFSPSFAEHVGTVKVFVFSRTAYSMIKERLKSKGVADITAKELEGYFSPWQAKHIGQIKVASGNKTVESWALKRLRVHYYIFSYPSLLTLHEEPTLLKNLDNLLGNEALLQLELKTLSPAFKDVKKRKWFEEVIDNYLKLWESNM